The following are encoded in a window of Francisella tularensis subsp. tularensis genomic DNA:
- a CDS encoding outer membrane protein assembly factor BamE, which translates to MFRPITKNLCLLIAAFSLSACGIIQPYTAPVPQGKEIKDKKLFEIKPNMTKSEVTYILGSPDIIDTFNPNQYVYINTYKRNMQDTQFSESKLILTFNNQDRLIGISGNYAPPTKDPVF; encoded by the coding sequence ATGTTTAGACCAATAACTAAAAATCTATGTTTATTAATAGCTGCGTTTAGTTTATCAGCATGTGGAATTATACAACCATACACAGCTCCTGTACCGCAAGGTAAAGAGATAAAAGATAAAAAGCTTTTTGAAATTAAGCCAAATATGACAAAAAGTGAGGTTACTTATATTCTTGGTTCTCCTGATATTATAGATACTTTTAATCCTAATCAATATGTATATATAAATACTTATAAGAGAAATATGCAAGATACTCAGTTTAGTGAGTCAAAGCTAATATTAACCTTTAATAATCAAGATAGGCTCATAGGTATATCAGGTAACTATGCGCCACCAACTAAGGATCCTGTATTCTAG
- the rpsT gene encoding 30S ribosomal protein S20 — protein MANSKQAKKRIIQAERNRQHNVARRSMMRTFLKKTAYAIEKGDVEAAKENFAKVVPILDKYASKGLIHKNKAARHKSRLSAKIKALATAA, from the coding sequence TTGGCTAACTCAAAACAAGCAAAAAAGAGAATTATTCAAGCTGAAAGAAATCGTCAACATAATGTTGCTCGTCGTTCAATGATGAGAACTTTCTTAAAGAAAACTGCTTATGCAATTGAAAAAGGTGATGTAGAGGCAGCAAAAGAAAACTTTGCTAAAGTTGTTCCTATATTAGATAAGTATGCTTCTAAAGGTCTAATCCACAAAAACAAAGCTGCTAGACATAAATCTCGTTTAAGCGCTAAAATCAAAGCTCTTGCTACAGCTGCTTAA